The Deltaproteobacteria bacterium RBG_16_64_85 sequence ATGGGGATCGACATCTCCGACATCTCCGTCAACCTTAAACCCCGCGGAGAATGGAAGACGGCCCGCAACAAGGAGGAACTGGTGGACAAAATGCGGGAGCGGCTGGAAAACATCCCCGGCATGTCCTTTTCCTTCACCCAGCCCATCGCCCTGCGCGTCGACGAACTGGTTTCGGGGGTGAAGTCCCAGATCGCCGTGAAGGTCTTCGGCGAAGACATGGAAACCCTGAAAGCGAAGGGCGAGGAGATCGCCCGGGTCATCGAGAAAGTCAGGGGGGCCGCCGATGTCACCGTGGAGAAGGTCTCCGGCCTGGGCTACCTCCAGGTGGAGATCGACCGGGCGGCCATCGCCCGCTACGGCATCAACGTGAGCGACATACAGGACGTCCTGGAAGTCGCCGTGGGAGGGAAACCGGTTTCGGAGCTCTTCGAGGGGCAGAGGCGCTTCTCCATCGCCCTCCGGTTTCCCGAGCATTTGAGCAACGACGTGGAGAAAATCGGCGAGATCCTGGTCCCCGCCCCCGGCGGAGCCTGGGTGCCCATCAAGCAGCTGGGGGGGTCTACACCGAGGAGGGGCCGGCCCAGATCTCCCGCGAGAACGGCTCCCGCCGGATCGTCGTGGAGTGCAACGTGTCGGGGCGCGACATCGGCAGCTTCGTCGCCGATGCACAGGAAGCCATCGAGGCAAAGGTGAAGCTTTCGCCCGGATACTACATTACCTGGGGCGGACAGTTCGAGAACCAGCAGCGGGCCTTGGCAAGGCTCTCCGTCATCCTCCCGATCTGCCTGGCCTTGATCTTCATTCTGCTCTTTTCCACCTTCAACTCGGTGCGCCAGGCGTTCCTCATCATCCTGAATGTCCCCTTCGCCCTCATCGGGGGGATCGTATCCCTCTTCCTCCGGGGGCTGCCTCTTTCCGTCTCGGGGGCCGTCGGCTTCATCGCCCTCTTCGGCGTCGCCATGCTCAACGGGATCGTCATGGTCTCCTACTTCAACAAGCTCCGCGAGATAGGGGTTCCGCTGGACGACGCCATCCTGAAAGGGGCCGCGGTGAGGCTGCGCCCCGTCCTGATGACGGCCATGGTCGCTTCCTTAGGCTTCATCCCCATGGCCCTGTCCCAAGGGACCGGCGCGGAGGTGCAGAGACCGCTGGCCACGGTCGTCATCGGGGGGCTGATCACGTCTACGTTGCTGACTCTCGTCGTTCTTCCCACCCTCTACCGGTGGTGGGAGACAAGGATCGAATCGAAAACCGACTCCAGGGAGACCTCCACATGAAGCAGATCATCGCCTTCATCAAGCCTCACATGCTTTCCAACATGACGACGGCTCTCAAGAACCTGCCGGGACTAACCGGGATGAGCATTTCCGAAGTAGGAGGGTTCGGCCGCGGGAGGGCCAGGAACGCCGCGGCGCGAATATCCCAGGACCTTGTGAATTACTACACGCCGCGCGTCCGAATCGAGATCTTCTGTCGCGACGAATCGACGGAGGAGATCGTTTCCAATATCGAAAAGACCGCCCACACAGGCCTGCGGGGCGACGGGAAGATCTATGTGACAAATGTGGAGACTGGCGTCCGAATCAGCACGGGAGACCGGAG is a genomic window containing:
- a CDS encoding transcriptional regulator, which encodes MKQIIAFIKPHMLSNMTTALKNLPGLTGMSISEVGGFGRGRARNAAARISQDLVNYYTPRVRIEIFCRDESTEEIVSNIEKTAHTGLRGDGKIYVTNVETGVRISTGDRSEGAV